Within the Bacteroidetes Order II. bacterium genome, the region CATCTTCCCAAGTAATCCGCATCGCGTGATGACCGATGGGTTCTACTTTTGAAATAGAATGAACTTGTAGTGCGGGCAACCGGAAGAGTATCACGTCAAACGAGTCACGCATGTTTTCGTGCCCGCCACGACATCCGGCACAAGGACACTCTCGCCGTAAGCCATCTAATGGGTAAACACTGCTATGGCCGTCTGTCCAGATAATTTCTAATACTTGATCCGAAGTTTTAACTTTTACCGATCGGGGAGTGAATGTTGTCATATGCATCTATTTACGAACCTGAAACGTGCCTGTACGTACTGTGGGCCCTGCCTGAATACGGTATAGGTATAGTCCGGCAGGCCAATTTTGGGCGCGAATCGGCCATTCATGTGTACCCGAGGGCATATAGCCAGTTTGAAGTGTGCCGACTTCGCGGCCAAGTACATCAAAGATTGCCACACCAACGTGCTGCGCCTGATCAAGGGTCAGCCGCAGTTGTGCTTGTGTGGAAAAAGGATTGGGGAAGACCGAAATTTGACCAAACGATGATGGAACCTCCTGTTCATTGTCAACCAAATTGCTCTTTGGTCGGACAATGAAGACGCCCTGGTTGATGCAGTTTATGGTGATGGCATCATTTTTATGAAAAGCATACACATTCCAAGCGCCATCATAAACGGGGGAATCATTTTCCGGTACACAATCAAAATAACCTATTTCTTTGGGATTGTTTGGATCTATGACATCCAAAATTCTTAACCCTGCGGTATAATTTGCCTGATATAAATAACGGCCTTTTACATATTGATTGTGGTCAATGGCAGATGAAAAGCTAAAGTACTCCTTTGCGAGAACCGGCCGCAAGAGGTCTTCTACATTCATGATAATGGTTCGGGTGGCATTGCCCGTATAACCTCTCGATTCATCAAACTCGTCGTCTATAAAAATATATCGGTGGTCTGGGGTGATCCAGCCTTGATGAACATATCCGACGTTCGGATACGTGGTGACAGAGAGGGATTTGGCGTTGGATTTATCTGTAACATCAATGATATTGACAGCCGTTTCGGCATAAGCAAAACATAGCTCTCGTCCAGTATAGCGGGTATCCGGTCCATG harbors:
- a CDS encoding choice-of-anchor B family protein; this translates as MNKFRFIAIILLCFGAHRQTLPAQGLTSPILGKVSCNNEFASGYPCKNIDLLAYLPRHAVGLKVKDGTVEGELSGSWGWTDPGSGREFMLAGTSDGTSFIEITNPEKPVYLGMLPIPTGTIPNIWREIKTYQHYAFIVGDAAGPHGMQVFDLHQLLGVLSPPVTFSASAHYTGAANVHDIVINETSGFAYLVGTNGSSPSCGGGLHMVDIRNPLQPQFVGCFSEPRTGGAGTGYIHDAQCIHYHGPDTRYTGRELCFAYAETAVNIIDVTDKSNAKSLSVTTYPNVGYVHQGWITPDHRYIFIDDEFDESRGYTGNATRTIIMNVEDLLRPVLAKEYFSFSSAIDHNQYVKGRYLYQANYTAGLRILDVIDPNNPKEIGYFDCVPENDSPVYDGAWNVYAFHKNDAITINCINQGVFIVRPKSNLVDNEQEVPSSFGQISVFPNPFSTQAQLRLTLDQAQHVGVAIFDVLGREVGTLQTGYMPSGTHEWPIRAQNWPAGLYLYRIQAGPTVRTGTFQVRK
- a CDS encoding DUF971 domain-containing protein, whose amino-acid sequence is MTTFTPRSVKVKTSDQVLEIIWTDGHSSVYPLDGLRRECPCAGCRGGHENMRDSFDVILFRLPALQVHSISKVEPIGHHAMRITWEDGHNAGMYRWDLLRTACPCDACFIPPATEP